A genomic region of Ensifer adhaerens contains the following coding sequences:
- the flbT gene encoding flagellar biosynthesis repressor FlbT yields MKSTLRISLKSGERIFVNGAVLRVDRKVAVEFLNDVTFLLENHVLQPEDATTPLKQLYFIAQMILINPEGAEQSTAMFRKSIVMLLNCFKNEEILAELKRVDGLVTNGRAFEALKAIRGLYAIEDRILNTQEITPATVEQIRKEIAPWR; encoded by the coding sequence ATGAAGAGCACATTGCGTATTTCGCTGAAGTCGGGCGAACGGATCTTTGTTAACGGCGCGGTGCTTCGCGTGGATCGCAAGGTTGCCGTCGAATTCCTGAACGACGTGACCTTCCTGCTCGAAAACCACGTGCTGCAGCCGGAAGACGCGACCACGCCGCTGAAGCAGCTCTACTTCATCGCGCAGATGATCCTCATCAATCCGGAAGGTGCGGAACAGTCGACCGCCATGTTCCGCAAATCGATCGTCATGCTGCTGAACTGCTTCAAGAACGAAGAGATCCTTGCCGAACTGAAGCGCGTCGACGGCCTGGTGACCAACGGCCGCGCCTTCGAGGCGCTGAAAGCGATCCGCGGCCTATACGCGATTGAAGACCGCATCCTCAACACACAGGAAATCACGCCGGCTACGGTCGAGCAGATTCGCAAGGAGATCGCACCGTGGCGGTAG
- the flgD gene encoding flagellar hook assembly protein FlgD gives MAVGGVNNNSYTPIVSGQDSSNDASKASLNYESFLKLLVAQMKNQDPTQPMDATQQIAQLATFSQVEQTIKTNKNLESLLQRTSLSEADAVIGRTVTSEDGKTTGVVKEVKLYSDGIIAVLDSGKELIIGPGVKVK, from the coding sequence GTGGCGGTAGGCGGCGTCAACAACAACAGCTACACCCCGATCGTTTCGGGTCAGGATTCGTCCAATGACGCCAGCAAGGCGTCGCTCAACTACGAAAGCTTCCTGAAGCTCCTGGTCGCCCAGATGAAGAACCAGGATCCGACGCAGCCGATGGACGCGACGCAGCAGATCGCCCAGCTCGCGACCTTTTCGCAGGTGGAACAGACGATCAAGACGAACAAGAACCTCGAGAGCCTTCTGCAGCGCACCTCGCTCAGCGAAGCGGACGCCGTCATCGGACGCACTGTCACCAGCGAAGACGGCAAGACCACTGGCGTGGTTAAGGAAGTGAAACTATACTCTGACGGAATCATTGCGGTGCTCGATAGTGGCAAGGAGCTCATTATCGGCCCGGGCGTCAAGGTGAAGTGA
- a CDS encoding transglycosylase SLT domain-containing protein, with product MRLPALSALALVTSTCSAFAGAGVCEREIMSAAAKYNIPAGILYSVGLTETGRKGSLQPYAMNIEGKAYFGTSEQDVLTQFGNARAQGAKLIDLGCMQINYYFHGEHFSSPQEMLDPRKNVEYAARFLANLHAKHETWTMAVARYHAGPNNDPAQKKYVCRVIANLVATGYGKWTPNATQFCQ from the coding sequence ATGCGGCTGCCGGCACTGAGCGCTCTCGCACTGGTCACGTCTACATGTAGTGCCTTCGCCGGCGCCGGCGTCTGTGAACGCGAGATCATGAGCGCGGCGGCGAAATACAACATCCCTGCCGGGATACTCTATTCCGTCGGGCTGACCGAAACCGGCCGCAAGGGTTCTCTTCAGCCCTATGCGATGAACATCGAAGGCAAGGCTTATTTCGGCACCAGTGAACAGGACGTTCTCACGCAGTTCGGCAACGCTCGTGCGCAGGGTGCCAAGCTCATTGATCTTGGCTGCATGCAGATCAACTATTACTTCCATGGCGAGCATTTCAGTTCGCCGCAGGAGATGCTTGACCCGCGCAAGAATGTCGAATATGCCGCGCGCTTCCTGGCCAATCTGCACGCCAAGCATGAAACTTGGACCATGGCCGTTGCCCGCTACCACGCGGGTCCGAACAACGACCCGGCACAGAAGAAATATGTCTGTCGGGTGATCGCGAATCTTGTCGCGACGGGCTACGGCAAGTGGACGCCGAACGCCACCCAGTTCTGCCAGTAA
- a CDS encoding flagellar hook-associated family protein, translating to MKTSYVSNLAIQSAMRLTIQQNQSELLKLTQEQTTGRHYDVGLALGATASRSLNLQRELDRLNSMKSTNSVVTQRLSGSQGALETMAKAAEKVRDTLVTYKGNDAASQLKIQKTEIMGALQTFTAAANTSFNGEFLFSGINTDAKPVADYDTTPPSAAKTAFDNALSTFMAAQVPPLTGMDQFSVTQMQDFIKNTVEPMFTGPDWDANWSDASNQNMTSRISASEVIESSTNANTKGFRMFAMASVIAAELMDKNVTPEVRSAIGVAALDYVEQGIAGLNAERSSLGISEARVKKANTSIDAQLKLVNTHVADIEGVDPIETSTRINTLKVQLETSYTLTSRLQQMSLLNFL from the coding sequence ATGAAGACGTCCTACGTTTCTAATCTGGCGATCCAGAGCGCGATGCGCCTGACGATCCAGCAGAACCAGTCCGAACTGCTGAAGCTGACCCAGGAGCAGACCACCGGCCGCCACTATGACGTCGGCCTGGCGCTTGGTGCGACGGCGTCTCGTTCGCTCAACCTTCAGCGCGAGCTGGACCGGCTGAACTCGATGAAGAGCACGAACTCGGTCGTGACCCAGCGCCTCTCCGGTTCGCAGGGTGCGCTCGAGACCATGGCGAAGGCCGCGGAAAAGGTGCGCGACACGCTCGTCACCTACAAGGGCAACGATGCGGCCAGCCAGTTGAAGATCCAGAAGACCGAGATCATGGGCGCGCTGCAGACCTTCACTGCTGCCGCCAATACCTCCTTCAACGGCGAGTTCCTGTTTTCGGGCATCAACACTGATGCCAAGCCGGTTGCCGACTACGACACGACACCGCCATCAGCAGCCAAGACTGCTTTCGATAACGCCCTTTCGACCTTCATGGCCGCACAGGTTCCGCCGCTGACCGGCATGGACCAGTTCTCGGTCACGCAGATGCAGGACTTCATCAAGAACACGGTCGAACCGATGTTCACCGGACCGGACTGGGATGCCAACTGGTCCGACGCTTCGAACCAGAACATGACGAGCCGGATCAGCGCCAGCGAAGTCATCGAAAGCTCGACCAACGCCAATACCAAGGGTTTCCGGATGTTCGCGATGGCAAGCGTGATTGCCGCTGAACTGATGGACAAGAACGTGACGCCCGAGGTGCGCTCGGCCATTGGCGTCGCCGCCCTCGACTACGTGGAACAGGGGATCGCCGGGCTCAACGCGGAGCGCAGCTCGCTCGGTATCTCCGAAGCGCGCGTCAAGAAGGCGAACACCTCCATCGATGCGCAGCTCAAACTCGTCAACACGCATGTCGCCGACATCGAAGGCGTCGATCCCATCGAGACATCGACCCGGATCAACACGCTAAAGGTGCAATTGGAAACCTCCTATACACTAACGTCGCGACTACAGCAGATGAGCTTGCTCAATTTCCTCTAG
- a CDS encoding flagellar hook-length control protein FliK yields the protein MRALDDSLRGLPPAPAGKGNGRAGGKDQAGDVLGGAFEDAVANAGRQKANDQAGTGKGLGDTATGDDTEAGALIDKDNIAKTTGRHGATARSIAISRDDQAPGEHALHDRFPTAERDISARRAAGKVDQAKANADLTGAGAATVPDELAERIAALAERLAKAQANGEPTADADVANGEGGERSSASKTDMDDLLTLLGGGPIGQALGDATRAGRQPAAGQGEGAGMHVAGTGEHGAKAEAAAGEGDPDRLFRFARADGKGQAVTMSLSKDGEAAFDGTRSQAAKVENVTVLEARRYLGISMNPNTSAVADAIAGEVSASPLQPSAALSQPGAWTQAGKTLNTLKIQLHPIELGLVTATLRLKDDELQVELKVETGEAFRQLRDDQSEMVKALRAQGFAVDQVNIVFNSGGDTSQSGGSQTQAQAQAGQQGRERADGNGQGRQQRQEDGQASMAERWVGNGGTDDAAAGTERSRTGHVYM from the coding sequence ATGAGGGCTCTTGATGATAGCCTGCGTGGCCTGCCCCCGGCGCCTGCCGGTAAGGGAAATGGGCGCGCGGGCGGCAAGGACCAAGCGGGTGACGTCCTGGGCGGTGCCTTCGAGGATGCCGTGGCGAACGCCGGACGACAGAAGGCGAATGATCAGGCGGGGACCGGCAAAGGCCTCGGTGACACCGCTACCGGTGACGACACGGAGGCAGGAGCCTTGATCGACAAGGACAACATTGCCAAGACCACCGGCAGACACGGCGCAACCGCACGCAGCATTGCCATCAGCCGCGACGATCAGGCGCCTGGCGAACATGCGCTCCATGATCGCTTTCCGACCGCTGAGCGGGATATCAGTGCGCGACGCGCAGCGGGCAAGGTTGATCAAGCCAAGGCGAACGCTGATCTGACAGGCGCGGGCGCCGCGACCGTCCCGGACGAATTGGCAGAGCGTATCGCTGCACTTGCGGAGCGATTGGCAAAGGCGCAGGCAAACGGCGAGCCGACCGCCGATGCCGATGTCGCCAATGGTGAGGGCGGCGAACGCTCGTCGGCATCGAAGACGGATATGGATGACCTGTTGACGCTGCTCGGTGGCGGTCCGATCGGACAGGCGCTTGGCGACGCGACCAGGGCCGGCCGTCAGCCCGCGGCTGGTCAGGGCGAGGGTGCTGGCATGCATGTCGCTGGCACCGGTGAGCACGGCGCGAAGGCGGAAGCTGCGGCAGGCGAGGGTGATCCGGACCGGCTCTTCCGCTTCGCCCGGGCCGACGGCAAGGGACAGGCCGTGACCATGAGCCTCTCCAAGGATGGAGAGGCGGCATTCGACGGCACCCGTTCACAGGCCGCCAAGGTCGAGAATGTCACGGTGCTCGAGGCTCGGCGCTATCTGGGCATCTCGATGAACCCGAACACGAGCGCGGTGGCCGATGCGATCGCCGGCGAGGTCAGCGCCAGCCCGTTGCAGCCGAGCGCGGCCCTCAGCCAACCCGGCGCCTGGACCCAGGCGGGCAAGACGCTGAACACGCTGAAGATCCAGCTCCATCCGATCGAACTCGGTCTCGTCACCGCCACGCTGAGGCTGAAGGACGACGAACTGCAGGTCGAACTGAAGGTGGAAACCGGCGAGGCGTTCCGGCAGTTGCGCGACGACCAGAGCGAAATGGTGAAGGCTCTGCGTGCCCAGGGCTTTGCGGTCGACCAGGTCAACATCGTCTTCAATTCGGGCGGCGACACGTCACAGAGTGGTGGCTCGCAGACCCAAGCTCAGGCCCAGGCCGGGCAGCAGGGACGCGAGCGCGCCGACGGAAATGGCCAGGGACGCCAGCAGCGACAGGAAGACGGCCAGGCTTCGATGGCGGAAAGGTGGGTTGGCAATGGCGGGACGGACGATGCGGCTGCCGGCACTGAGCGCTCTCGCACTGGTCACGTCTACATGTAG
- the flgK gene encoding flagellar hook-associated protein FlgK, with protein MSLSSAISIAQQAFSNTAQQTATVSKNIANAGNADYSRRLALLGSTPNGAQVVSIYRAQNEALLKQSIASIGEASGQARLRDGLELLKSALGGNNYETAPSKLLSDFRNSLQTLAATPGNKTIAATAVSDAQDLADSLNKTSATVQDLRKDADKEIAIEVDKLNSLLADFEKANNAVKSATAQGGDASDALDQRDKILKQVSEIIGISTVTRGNNDTVIFTTDGTVLFENIPRQVTFAPTTTFDATVTGNKIFVDGVPIAAGTGADTTAKGKLASLVQLRDDIAPKFQSQLDEIARGLVELFKEGNPPAIPYQPGLFTWGSAGVPPTGTVVPGLASKITVNAMAKANPLLLRDGGFNGVVSNPGGAADPSPGYTALLDGFINKMGENMSFDPSTGLDSNSSLLNFSTGSVGWLEQTRKTASTADDNKQAMLARTQEALSKQTGVSIDEELSLLLDLEQSYKASAKLVSTVDAMMAALMEAVR; from the coding sequence ATGTCGCTGTCCTCCGCAATATCCATCGCACAGCAGGCCTTCAGCAACACGGCGCAGCAGACCGCGACCGTGTCGAAGAACATCGCGAATGCGGGCAATGCGGATTATTCGCGTCGTCTCGCGCTCCTGGGCAGCACGCCGAACGGTGCGCAGGTCGTATCCATCTACCGGGCTCAAAATGAGGCGCTGCTCAAGCAGAGCATCGCCAGCATCGGTGAAGCCTCGGGCCAGGCCCGGCTTCGCGACGGGCTGGAACTGCTGAAGTCGGCGCTCGGCGGCAACAATTATGAGACCGCTCCGTCGAAGCTCCTGTCCGATTTCCGCAACAGCCTGCAGACCCTGGCCGCAACGCCCGGGAACAAGACGATCGCCGCGACGGCGGTCTCCGATGCGCAGGATCTCGCAGACTCGCTGAACAAGACCTCCGCCACGGTGCAGGATCTGCGCAAGGATGCCGACAAGGAAATCGCAATCGAGGTCGACAAGCTGAACAGCCTGCTTGCCGACTTCGAAAAGGCCAACAACGCCGTCAAGTCGGCGACGGCCCAAGGCGGAGACGCCAGCGACGCGCTCGACCAGCGCGACAAGATCCTGAAGCAGGTTTCTGAGATCATCGGCATCTCCACCGTCACGCGCGGCAACAACGATACCGTCATCTTCACCACAGACGGCACGGTGCTTTTCGAGAATATTCCGCGTCAGGTGACGTTTGCTCCGACGACGACGTTCGACGCGACCGTTACCGGCAACAAGATCTTCGTCGATGGCGTGCCGATCGCGGCCGGAACCGGCGCAGACACGACCGCCAAGGGCAAGCTCGCAAGCCTGGTGCAGCTGCGCGACGACATCGCTCCGAAGTTCCAGTCGCAGCTGGATGAAATCGCACGCGGCCTGGTCGAGCTCTTCAAGGAAGGCAACCCGCCGGCAATTCCCTATCAGCCCGGCCTGTTCACCTGGGGAAGCGCTGGTGTTCCGCCAACGGGTACGGTCGTGCCCGGCCTGGCGTCGAAGATCACCGTCAACGCCATGGCAAAGGCGAACCCGCTGCTGCTGCGTGACGGCGGTTTCAATGGCGTGGTCTCCAATCCGGGTGGAGCCGCAGATCCGAGCCCCGGCTATACCGCGCTCCTCGACGGCTTCATCAACAAGATGGGCGAGAACATGTCGTTCGACCCGTCGACGGGCCTCGACAGCAACAGCAGCTTGCTGAATTTCTCGACCGGTTCGGTCGGCTGGCTGGAACAGACGCGCAAGACGGCCTCGACCGCTGACGACAACAAGCAGGCAATGCTCGCCCGCACCCAGGAAGCGCTCAGCAAGCAGACAGGCGTCAGCATCGACGAGGAACTGTCGCTGCTGCTCGATCTCGAACAATCCTACAAAGCATCGGCCAAGCTGGTCAGTACCGTGGATGCCATGATGGCAGCCCTTATGGAAGCCGTGAGGTAA
- the fliQ gene encoding flagellar biosynthesis protein FliQ, with amino-acid sequence MNEADALDIVQAAIWTVIVASGPAVLAAMIVGVVIAFIQALTQVQEMTLTFVPKILAVMITVAVSAPFIGAQISIFTDIIFSRIQSGF; translated from the coding sequence ATGAATGAGGCGGATGCCCTCGATATCGTACAGGCCGCGATCTGGACCGTGATCGTGGCCTCGGGCCCCGCCGTTCTCGCCGCCATGATTGTCGGCGTCGTCATCGCCTTCATTCAGGCGCTGACCCAGGTGCAGGAAATGACCCTCACTTTCGTCCCGAAGATCCTTGCGGTCATGATTACCGTTGCGGTGTCCGCGCCCTTCATCGGCGCCCAGATTTCCATCTTCACCGACATCATCTTCTCTCGCATCCAATCCGGCTTCTGA
- a CDS encoding flagellar hook protein FlgE: MSLYGSMRTGVSGMNAQSNRLGTVAENIANANTTGYKRASTEFSSMILPSGGGNYNSGGVETQVRYSISQQGGTSYTTSASDLAINGGGFFIVQGNGGQNFLTRAGSFVPDKDGNLVNTAGFTLMGYEYKAGADPTVVVNGFDGLTQVKLKDEGLVASGSTKGAMEANLPSGAAIGDEKPTSLVVYDSQGNTRILDFVYKKTNVNEWSLEIRDRATYAPAVPPATPTGVIGSQTMTFDAAGKRIGAVPATLTTSAITNLPGTGANLGALTIDTSKTTQLGGDFTSTGGGIDGSKPSKMSGFEIDKEGIVYVKYGDGNLIPKFRIALANVQSPDKLQPESGNVYSQGTDSGVIVTGFAGSGAFGNIQSKALENSNVDIANELTSMIEAQRNYTANSKVFQTASDLLDVLVNLKR, from the coding sequence ATGAGTCTCTATGGCAGCATGAGAACGGGCGTGTCCGGTATGAACGCCCAGTCCAACCGTCTCGGCACGGTCGCCGAAAACATCGCGAACGCGAACACGACGGGCTACAAGCGTGCCTCGACCGAGTTCTCGTCGATGATCCTGCCTTCAGGCGGCGGCAACTACAATTCCGGTGGCGTCGAAACCCAGGTGCGCTACAGCATCTCCCAGCAGGGCGGCACCAGCTACACGACCTCGGCCAGTGACCTTGCCATCAACGGCGGCGGCTTCTTCATCGTCCAGGGCAATGGCGGCCAGAATTTCCTGACGCGCGCCGGCTCCTTCGTCCCCGACAAGGACGGCAACCTTGTCAACACCGCCGGCTTCACGCTGATGGGTTACGAATACAAGGCCGGCGCTGATCCGACGGTCGTCGTCAACGGCTTTGACGGCCTGACGCAGGTCAAGCTCAAGGACGAAGGCCTGGTGGCCTCCGGTTCGACCAAGGGTGCGATGGAAGCCAACCTGCCGTCGGGTGCAGCCATCGGCGACGAAAAGCCGACCTCGCTCGTCGTCTATGACAGCCAGGGCAACACCCGCATCCTCGACTTCGTCTACAAGAAAACCAACGTCAACGAGTGGTCGCTCGAGATCCGCGACCGTGCGACATACGCTCCGGCCGTGCCGCCGGCGACGCCAACCGGCGTCATCGGCTCGCAGACCATGACGTTCGACGCAGCCGGCAAGCGCATCGGCGCGGTCCCGGCCACACTCACGACCTCGGCGATTACGAACCTGCCGGGCACGGGCGCCAACCTCGGCGCGCTGACGATCGACACCTCCAAGACCACGCAGCTCGGTGGCGACTTCACCAGCACCGGCGGTGGCATCGATGGCAGCAAGCCGAGCAAGATGTCCGGCTTCGAGATCGACAAGGAAGGCATCGTCTACGTCAAGTATGGCGACGGCAACCTCATTCCGAAGTTCCGCATCGCGCTTGCGAATGTGCAGAGCCCCGACAAGCTGCAGCCGGAATCGGGCAACGTCTACTCGCAGGGTACGGATTCCGGCGTCATCGTCACCGGCTTTGCGGGCTCCGGTGCTTTCGGCAACATCCAGTCCAAGGCGCTTGAGAACTCCAACGTCGACATCGCCAACGAACTGACCTCGATGATCGAGGCCCAGCGCAACTACACGGCAAACTCCAAGGTGTTCCAGACTGCCTCGGACCTGCTTGACGTCCTCGTCAACCTGAAACGGTAA
- the flaF gene encoding flagellar biosynthesis regulator FlaF, giving the protein MYQFSYAEIMEDGVADSKNRERQVLDRSIALMEAAKQQKGYSREAIEAIYFTRRLWIRFIEDLRAPENQLNEELRANLISIAIWILNETEKIRKRESSNFQGIIDITTIIRDGLK; this is encoded by the coding sequence ATGTACCAGTTTTCCTATGCCGAGATCATGGAGGACGGCGTTGCCGACTCCAAAAATCGAGAACGGCAGGTACTCGATCGCTCGATCGCGCTCATGGAAGCAGCGAAACAGCAGAAAGGGTACTCGAGAGAGGCCATCGAGGCCATCTACTTCACCCGCCGCCTGTGGATCCGTTTCATCGAGGATCTGCGCGCTCCGGAGAACCAGCTCAACGAAGAGCTGCGCGCTAATCTGATTTCGATCGCCATCTGGATACTCAATGAAACGGAGAAGATCCGCAAACGCGAATCCTCCAACTTCCAGGGCATAATTGACATTACCACCATCATCAGGGATGGACTGAAATGA
- the flhA gene encoding flagellar biosynthesis protein FlhA, producing the protein MAQQAALIIPKVAPKGRDVGFALGIVAILSILFLPIPPFLIDMGLAFSIAFSVLILMVSLWIQRPLEFSSFPTILLISTMVRLALNIATTRVILSHGHEGHGAAGGVISGFASLVMSGDFVIGLIVFLILITVNFIVITKGATRIAEVGARFTLDAIPGKQMSIDADLSAGLIDEKEAQRRRRELEEESSFYGAMDGASKFVRGDAIAGLIITAINIFGGIIIGYLRHGMPIGEAADVFVKLSVGDGLVSQIPALIVSLAAGLLVSRGGTSGSTDQAVVGQLGGYPKALMVASALIILLSVVPGLPFLPFAVLGGGMAFLSWLVPRQIEAANAARRAEEAAKVQQTKEGEADSVKSVLKTAEIELLLGKQVSTRLLGAHQELAFRVGKMRRKFAGQYGLVIPEIKVSDDISIPDKAYHIRIHGTTIASNTVRVGEVLVVTGGGRRPSVPGDEIREPAFGMPAVSILETFTEDLKREGFHPIDNVSVVLTHLSEVIRNNLPHLLSYKDVKVLIERLDPEYRKLADEICTSHMSYSGLQAVLKLLLAERVSIRNLHLILEAVAELAPHVRKTEQIVEHVRVRMSQQLCGDLADNGVLRVLRLGNKWDMVFHQALKRDAKGEVVEFDIDPRHLEEFSEQATKVIREHLDRGMPFVLVSSPESRSYVRMIIERLFATLPVLSHVELAKGLEIKIIGSVS; encoded by the coding sequence ATGGCACAACAAGCAGCGCTGATCATCCCGAAAGTCGCACCGAAGGGCCGGGATGTCGGCTTTGCGCTCGGGATCGTGGCGATCCTGTCGATCCTCTTCCTGCCCATTCCTCCGTTCCTGATCGATATGGGACTGGCGTTTTCCATCGCCTTTTCGGTGCTGATCCTGATGGTCTCGCTGTGGATCCAGCGTCCGCTGGAATTCTCCTCGTTTCCGACCATCCTGCTGATCTCGACCATGGTGCGCCTGGCGTTGAACATCGCCACCACCCGCGTCATCCTTTCGCATGGACATGAGGGTCACGGTGCTGCCGGCGGCGTCATCTCGGGCTTTGCCAGCCTCGTCATGTCCGGCGACTTCGTCATTGGTCTGATCGTCTTCCTGATCCTGATCACCGTGAACTTCATCGTCATCACCAAGGGTGCGACGCGTATCGCCGAAGTCGGCGCGCGCTTCACCCTCGATGCGATCCCCGGCAAACAGATGTCGATCGACGCCGACCTTTCGGCCGGCCTGATTGACGAGAAGGAAGCGCAGCGCCGCCGCCGCGAGCTGGAGGAGGAAAGCTCCTTCTACGGCGCGATGGACGGTGCCTCGAAGTTCGTGCGCGGCGATGCGATCGCCGGCCTGATCATCACGGCCATCAACATCTTCGGCGGCATCATCATCGGTTATCTCCGCCACGGCATGCCGATCGGAGAAGCGGCCGACGTCTTCGTCAAGCTTTCGGTCGGTGACGGTCTCGTCTCGCAGATCCCGGCGCTGATCGTTTCGCTGGCCGCAGGCCTGCTCGTGTCGCGTGGCGGTACTTCGGGTTCGACCGACCAGGCCGTCGTCGGCCAGCTCGGCGGCTATCCGAAGGCGCTGATGGTCGCCTCGGCACTGATCATCCTTCTGTCGGTTGTACCCGGCCTGCCGTTCCTGCCTTTCGCCGTTCTCGGCGGCGGCATGGCATTCCTGAGCTGGCTCGTGCCGCGCCAGATCGAGGCGGCAAACGCTGCCCGCCGTGCGGAGGAAGCGGCCAAGGTCCAGCAGACCAAGGAAGGCGAGGCGGACTCGGTGAAGTCGGTGCTGAAGACCGCCGAGATCGAGCTTCTGCTCGGCAAGCAGGTCTCGACGCGTCTGCTCGGCGCACACCAGGAGCTTGCCTTCCGCGTCGGCAAGATGCGCCGCAAGTTCGCCGGCCAGTACGGCCTCGTCATTCCGGAAATCAAGGTGTCCGACGACATCAGCATTCCGGACAAGGCCTACCATATCCGCATCCACGGTACGACGATCGCCTCGAATACCGTGCGCGTCGGCGAAGTTCTCGTTGTCACCGGCGGCGGCCGCCGGCCGAGCGTGCCCGGAGACGAGATTCGCGAACCGGCTTTCGGCATGCCGGCCGTCTCGATCCTCGAAACCTTCACGGAAGATCTGAAGCGCGAGGGCTTCCACCCGATCGACAACGTCTCGGTGGTGCTGACGCATTTGAGCGAAGTCATCCGCAACAACCTGCCGCACCTGCTTTCCTACAAGGACGTGAAGGTGCTGATCGAACGGCTCGATCCGGAATACCGCAAGCTCGCAGACGAGATCTGCACCTCGCACATGTCCTATTCCGGCCTGCAGGCCGTACTGAAGCTGCTGCTTGCCGAGCGCGTCTCGATCCGCAACCTGCACCTGATCCTCGAAGCGGTCGCCGAACTCGCCCCGCATGTGCGCAAGACTGAGCAGATCGTCGAGCACGTGCGCGTGCGCATGTCGCAGCAGCTGTGCGGCGACCTTGCCGACAACGGCGTCCTGCGTGTGCTGCGGCTCGGCAACAAGTGGGATATGGTTTTCCACCAGGCGCTGAAGCGCGACGCCAAGGGCGAAGTCGTCGAGTTTGACATCGACCCACGCCATCTCGAAGAATTCAGCGAACAGGCGACGAAAGTTATCCGTGAACATCTCGATCGCGGCATGCCCTTCGTGCTGGTAAGTTCGCCCGAATCCCGCTCTTATGTTCGCATGATCATCGAGCGTCTCTTTGCCACTTTGCCCGTGCTCTCGCATGTCGAGCTTGCCAAGGGCCTCGAGATCAAGATCATCGGCTCTGTTTCATGA
- the rem gene encoding transcriptional activator Rem, producing the protein MIVVVDERELVKDGYTSLFGREGIPSTGFDPREFGEWVNAAADSDIDAVEAFLIGQGDATFTLPRAIRDRSMAPVIAVSDTPSLENTLALFDCGVDDVVRKPVHPREILARVAAIRRRLKAITNFTDIGPIRVFADGRDPEINGEVFALPRRERRILEYLVANRGRRVSKSQIFNAIYGIFDEDVEENVVESHISKLRKKLRKKLGFDPIDSKRFLGYCIDWN; encoded by the coding sequence ATGATCGTAGTGGTTGATGAAAGAGAACTCGTTAAGGACGGCTATACGTCGCTCTTCGGGCGCGAAGGAATTCCCTCGACGGGTTTCGACCCCAGGGAGTTCGGCGAGTGGGTGAATGCGGCGGCCGATTCGGATATCGATGCCGTCGAGGCCTTCCTGATCGGTCAGGGTGACGCCACTTTCACGCTTCCGCGCGCCATCCGCGATCGGTCCATGGCTCCGGTCATTGCCGTCAGCGACACCCCCTCTCTGGAAAACACGCTTGCGCTCTTTGATTGCGGTGTCGATGACGTCGTGCGCAAGCCGGTTCACCCGCGCGAAATTCTCGCCCGCGTCGCTGCGATCCGCCGGCGCCTGAAGGCAATCACCAACTTCACCGACATCGGACCGATCCGCGTTTTCGCCGACGGCCGTGATCCGGAGATCAACGGCGAAGTCTTCGCCTTGCCGCGCCGCGAACGGCGCATTCTGGAATATTTGGTCGCAAACCGCGGCCGCCGCGTATCCAAGTCGCAGATCTTCAACGCGATCTACGGGATCTTCGACGAGGACGTCGAAGAAAACGTCGTCGAAAGCCACATCAGCAAGCTGCGCAAGAAACTGCGCAAGAAGCTCGGCTTCGACCCGATCGATTCCAAGCGTTTCCTTGGCTACTGCATCGACTGGAACTGA